A stretch of Methylogaea oryzae DNA encodes these proteins:
- the glk gene encoding glucokinase, with protein MSRCVLAGDVGGTKTLLALYRCENGALGLLREARYASGDYSGLPEIAASFLGGERPHSACFGVAGPVADGRCRITNLPWSLEEGQLSHALGGVPVKLLNDLEAVALGLLRVPATAFHDLNSGRAQAGNIAVIAAGTGLGEAVLHWDGAAYAAIAGEGGHCDFAPMDAQQDRLLAFLRERFAGHVSYERILSGHGLRAVYEFFLGEGLAGPGPGLLEALQDGDPAAAIAQYGLEGRDEACRQALTLFARVYGQEAGNLALKCLARGGVLLAGGIAPKLLPILKDGPFMAGFCDKGRFAALLRDMPVRVCRDAQAPLLGAAATAQALLR; from the coding sequence ATGTCTCGTTGTGTGCTTGCCGGCGACGTGGGAGGCACGAAAACGCTGCTGGCCCTGTATCGTTGCGAGAACGGTGCGCTGGGATTGCTGCGCGAGGCGCGTTACGCCAGTGGGGATTATTCGGGGCTGCCGGAAATCGCTGCAAGTTTTTTAGGCGGCGAGCGGCCTCACTCCGCGTGTTTTGGCGTGGCGGGGCCTGTGGCGGACGGCCGTTGCCGGATCACCAATCTTCCCTGGTCGTTGGAAGAGGGGCAGCTGTCCCATGCGTTGGGCGGTGTTCCTGTTAAGTTGCTCAACGATTTGGAGGCCGTCGCCTTGGGGTTGTTGCGTGTGCCGGCGACGGCTTTCCACGATCTTAACTCCGGTCGCGCCCAGGCCGGCAATATCGCTGTGATTGCCGCAGGCACTGGCCTTGGTGAAGCCGTGTTGCATTGGGACGGGGCAGCGTATGCGGCCATTGCGGGGGAGGGCGGGCATTGCGATTTTGCGCCGATGGATGCGCAGCAGGATCGTTTATTGGCCTTTTTGCGCGAGCGCTTTGCCGGCCATGTAAGTTATGAGCGCATTTTGTCCGGCCACGGGCTGCGCGCGGTTTACGAGTTTTTTCTTGGCGAGGGTTTGGCCGGGCCAGGGCCCGGGTTGCTCGAAGCCTTGCAGGACGGCGATCCGGCTGCGGCTATCGCGCAATACGGCTTGGAGGGACGCGACGAGGCCTGTCGCCAGGCGTTGACGTTGTTCGCCCGCGTGTATGGGCAAGAGGCGGGCAACTTGGCGCTCAAGTGTTTGGCGAGAGGCGGGGTATTGCTGGCCGGAGGGATCGCGCCGAAATTGTTGCCAATACTGAAGGACGGTCCTTTTATGGCCGGATTTTGCGACAAAGGCCGCTTTGCCGCCTTGCTGCGGGATATGCCGGTGAGGGTTTGTCGGGACGCCCAGGCGCCCTTGTTGGGTGCGGCGGCCACGGCACAGGCCTTGTTGAGGTAA
- a CDS encoding DUF411 domain-containing protein, giving the protein MRTNVVSALLAAGLALACFPLTGLAESAWDKETPAVAGAMEITVYRSPSCGCCGKWLEHMAKHGFQVNDMVTEDMDAIKRKFGVSPKLASCHTAFINGYVIEGHVPAGDVKKLLTDKPAVAGIAVPGMVSGSPGMEMGGKKEPFAVLSFDKAGKSAAFSEYSSY; this is encoded by the coding sequence ATGAGAACGAACGTTGTAAGTGCACTGCTGGCCGCTGGCTTAGCGTTGGCTTGTTTCCCCCTGACCGGCTTGGCGGAAAGCGCGTGGGACAAGGAAACGCCCGCGGTGGCCGGGGCCATGGAAATCACCGTTTATCGCAGCCCGAGTTGCGGTTGTTGCGGCAAGTGGCTGGAGCACATGGCAAAACACGGATTCCAGGTAAACGACATGGTGACCGAAGACATGGACGCCATAAAACGGAAATTTGGCGTATCGCCGAAACTGGCTTCCTGCCACACGGCGTTTATCAACGGCTACGTTATCGAGGGCCACGTGCCGGCAGGCGATGTGAAGAAGCTGCTGACGGATAAGCCCGCCGTAGCAGGCATTGCCGTTCCGGGCATGGTGTCCGGAAGTCCCGGTATGGAAATGGGGGGCAAGAAAGAGCCCTTCGCCGTGCTGTCTTTCGATAAGGCCGGCAAATCGGCAGCGTTCAGCGAATATTCGTCTTACTAA
- a CDS encoding secondary thiamine-phosphate synthase enzyme YjbQ, whose protein sequence is MWVQKRIVLKPRARGFHLVTDEVLSQLPELGRFRVGLAHFFIQHTSASLGLNENADSDVRRDMEAHFNHFVPERQSYYRHVLEGADDMPAHIKCLTIGSSITVPIAQGVLALGTWQGIYLGEHRDEGGARIIIATLNGE, encoded by the coding sequence GTGTGGGTGCAAAAACGTATCGTGCTGAAGCCTCGTGCGCGGGGCTTCCATTTGGTAACCGATGAGGTGCTGAGCCAGTTGCCGGAGCTCGGCAGGTTTCGGGTTGGGCTGGCCCATTTTTTTATCCAGCACACTTCCGCGTCCTTGGGATTGAATGAAAACGCCGATTCCGACGTAAGGCGGGACATGGAGGCGCATTTCAACCATTTCGTTCCCGAGAGGCAAAGTTATTATCGCCACGTGCTGGAAGGGGCGGATGACATGCCGGCGCACATCAAGTGCTTGACCATCGGCAGCAGCATTACCGTGCCGATTGCTCAGGGCGTGTTGGCGCTGGGGACTTGGCAGGGCATTTATTTGGGCGAACATCGCGATGAGGGTGGGGCGCGTATAATCATCGCAACCCTTAACGGCGAATAA
- a CDS encoding cold-shock protein, with translation MSQQQTGTVKWFNETKGFGFIQRENGSDLFVHFRSIQGEGHKTLKEGQRVSFIEVAGQKGPQADNVAVL, from the coding sequence ATGTCACAACAGCAAACCGGGACCGTCAAATGGTTCAACGAAACCAAAGGTTTCGGCTTCATTCAGCGCGAGAACGGCAGCGACTTGTTCGTGCATTTCCGTTCTATTCAGGGTGAAGGCCATAAAACATTGAAGGAAGGCCAGCGCGTTAGCTTTATCGAAGTAGCCGGGCAAAAAGGCCCGCAAGCCGATAACGTTGCCGTACTGTAA
- a CDS encoding RNA recognition motif domain-containing protein → MLTLFVRGLPPNTNEANVTALFSTYGKVHSLKLNRDLFTGKVRGTALVNMEGHEARAAIAALDGTEFEGNSIYVNLDKGPAGQRGRRR, encoded by the coding sequence ATGTTGACACTTTTTGTCCGCGGTTTACCTCCCAACACCAACGAAGCCAATGTGACTGCTTTATTCAGCACTTATGGCAAAGTCCATTCCCTCAAGCTGAATCGCGATTTGTTCACCGGCAAAGTACGCGGCACCGCCCTGGTCAACATGGAAGGCCACGAAGCCCGCGCCGCCATCGCGGCACTCGACGGCACCGAATTCGAAGGCAACTCCATCTACGTCAACCTGGATAAAGGCCCTGCCGGCCAACGCGGCCGCCGCCGTTAA
- the pntB gene encoding Re/Si-specific NAD(P)(+) transhydrogenase subunit beta, with product MLNQGLVTVSYVAATILFILSLGGLSNPETARRGNLYGMVGMAIAIVATVLSDSVHGYIALLACMAVGGSIGAFAAIKVKMTEMPELVAMLHSFVGLAAVLVGYASYVDPNAHMVGVERTIHDVETYLGIFIGAVTFSGSIIAFGKLSGRIGGKPMLLPARHWINLAGLIVVIFFGKLFLDVETASGGLFPLFVMTAIALAFGIHMVMAIGGADMPVVVSMLNSYSGWAASATGFMLSNDLLIVTGALVGSSGAILSYIMCRAMNRHFLSVIAGGFGSEGGAPAAAGGVQPEGEVTPVSAEETAELLRDAQSVVIVPGYGMAVAQAQHTVYEITKHLRDKGVNVRFAIHPVAGRMPGHMNVLLAEAKVPYDIVLEMDEINEDFPETDVAMVIGANDIVNPGAQDDPNSPIAGMPVLEVWKAKTSIVMKRSMASGYAGVDNPLFYKENNRMLFGDAKKMLDEVLGVLRG from the coding sequence ATGCTTAATCAAGGACTTGTAACCGTCTCGTACGTCGCCGCCACCATCCTCTTCATCCTGAGCTTGGGGGGGTTGAGCAACCCGGAAACAGCGCGACGGGGCAATTTATACGGTATGGTCGGCATGGCCATCGCCATCGTTGCCACGGTGCTGAGCGACTCGGTGCACGGCTACATCGCCCTGCTGGCCTGCATGGCCGTGGGCGGCAGCATCGGCGCGTTCGCCGCCATCAAGGTGAAAATGACGGAAATGCCCGAGCTGGTGGCCATGCTGCACAGCTTCGTCGGCTTGGCCGCCGTGCTGGTGGGCTACGCCAGCTATGTGGACCCCAATGCCCACATGGTGGGGGTGGAGCGAACCATCCATGACGTGGAAACCTATCTGGGGATTTTCATCGGCGCGGTGACTTTTTCAGGGTCCATCATCGCCTTCGGCAAATTGTCCGGCCGTATCGGCGGCAAGCCCATGTTGTTGCCGGCGCGTCATTGGATCAACCTGGCCGGCCTGATCGTCGTGATCTTCTTCGGTAAGTTGTTCCTCGACGTGGAAACCGCCAGCGGCGGCTTGTTCCCGTTGTTTGTCATGACCGCCATCGCCTTGGCGTTCGGCATCCATATGGTGATGGCCATCGGCGGCGCCGACATGCCGGTGGTGGTGTCCATGCTCAACAGCTACTCCGGCTGGGCGGCATCCGCCACCGGCTTCATGCTGAGCAACGACCTGCTCATCGTTACCGGCGCCTTGGTGGGGTCTTCCGGCGCCATCCTCAGCTACATCATGTGCCGCGCCATGAACCGCCACTTCCTGTCGGTGATTGCCGGCGGCTTCGGCAGCGAAGGCGGCGCGCCCGCTGCGGCGGGCGGCGTCCAGCCGGAAGGCGAGGTCACTCCCGTCAGCGCCGAAGAAACCGCCGAACTGCTGCGCGATGCGCAAAGCGTGGTCATTGTGCCGGGTTACGGCATGGCCGTGGCCCAGGCCCAGCACACGGTATACGAAATCACCAAACACCTGCGCGACAAAGGCGTCAACGTGCGTTTCGCCATCCACCCGGTGGCTGGTCGCATGCCCGGCCACATGAACGTGCTGCTGGCGGAAGCCAAGGTGCCTTACGACATCGTGTTGGAAATGGACGAAATCAACGAGGATTTCCCGGAAACCGACGTGGCGATGGTGATTGGAGCCAACGACATCGTCAACCCGGGTGCCCAGGACGATCCCAACAGCCCCATCGCCGGCATGCCGGTATTGGAAGTTTGGAAGGCCAAGACCAGCATCGTCATGAAGCGCTCTATGGCTTCCGGTTATGCCGGCGTGGACAATCCGTTGTTCTACAAGGAGAACAACCGGATGCTGTTCGGCGATGCCAAAAAGATGTTGGACGAGGTGCTGGGGGTGTTGCGGGGGTGA
- a CDS encoding Re/Si-specific NAD(P)(+) transhydrogenase subunit alpha encodes MIIGVPKEIHAGEKRVATTPEVVEKLKKLGFSVSIESGAGAAANFTDEAYREAGATIVDSAQALWSSSDIIFKVRAPETHPELATDEVELLKEGKTLVSFIWPGQNSELMERLAAKNVTVLAMDSVPRVSRAQKLDALSSMANIAGYRAVVEASHAFGRFFCGQITAAGKVPPAKVFIIGVGVAGLSAIGAASGLGAIVRASDTRPEVKDQVKSMGAEFVEVDYQEEGTGVGGYAKVMSEGYQKAQREMYFRQAMDVDIIITTALIPGKPAPKLITAGMVENMKPGSVIVDLAAEQGGNCELTVPGEAVVRHGVTIIGYTDLPSRLAKQSSQLYATNLWRLSEELCKNKDGVIDVNMEDEVIRGATVIKNGAITWPPPPPKISAQPQMAVAAPPVEAKPEGRKLPDWIKSTLLLVTAGAALFGLGLVAPPAFMSHFTVFILACFVGYMVIWNVTPALHTPLMSVTNAISGIIVIGALLQIAPPEVKDTISGSIADLIVRHEGHEHSIISVVIPVFAGLAILLATINIVGGFMVTQRMLKMFRR; translated from the coding sequence ATGATAATAGGCGTACCCAAGGAAATCCACGCGGGGGAAAAGCGCGTGGCAACAACGCCGGAGGTGGTGGAAAAACTCAAAAAGCTGGGTTTCTCCGTCTCCATCGAATCCGGCGCCGGCGCGGCGGCGAATTTTACCGACGAGGCTTACCGCGAAGCCGGGGCGACCATCGTGGATAGCGCCCAGGCTTTGTGGTCCTCGTCCGACATCATCTTCAAGGTGCGCGCGCCGGAAACCCATCCCGAGCTGGCAACCGACGAAGTGGAGTTGCTCAAGGAAGGGAAAACCCTGGTCAGCTTCATTTGGCCGGGACAGAATTCCGAGCTGATGGAGCGTTTGGCGGCCAAGAACGTCACCGTGCTGGCCATGGACAGCGTACCCCGCGTGTCCCGCGCGCAGAAGCTGGACGCCCTGAGTTCCATGGCCAATATCGCCGGTTACCGGGCGGTGGTGGAAGCCTCCCACGCCTTCGGCCGTTTCTTCTGCGGCCAGATCACCGCCGCCGGCAAAGTGCCTCCCGCCAAGGTGTTCATCATCGGCGTCGGCGTGGCCGGCCTGTCCGCCATCGGCGCGGCTTCGGGCCTGGGTGCGATCGTTCGCGCCAGCGACACCCGCCCCGAGGTGAAGGACCAGGTTAAGAGCATGGGCGCCGAGTTCGTCGAGGTGGACTACCAAGAGGAAGGCACCGGCGTTGGCGGTTATGCCAAGGTCATGAGCGAGGGCTACCAGAAAGCCCAGCGGGAAATGTATTTCCGCCAGGCCATGGACGTGGACATCATCATCACCACCGCGCTGATCCCCGGCAAACCTGCGCCCAAGCTGATTACCGCCGGCATGGTGGAAAACATGAAGCCGGGCAGCGTCATCGTCGACTTGGCGGCCGAACAGGGCGGCAACTGCGAACTGACCGTGCCGGGCGAGGCCGTGGTGCGCCACGGCGTCACCATCATCGGTTATACGGATCTGCCCAGCCGCCTGGCTAAACAATCCAGCCAGCTCTACGCCACCAACCTGTGGCGTTTGTCGGAAGAATTATGTAAGAACAAGGACGGCGTCATCGACGTCAACATGGAGGACGAAGTCATTCGCGGCGCCACCGTCATCAAGAACGGTGCCATCACTTGGCCGCCGCCGCCGCCGAAGATTTCCGCCCAGCCGCAAATGGCGGTGGCCGCGCCTCCGGTGGAGGCGAAACCCGAAGGGCGCAAGCTGCCGGACTGGATCAAGTCGACCCTCTTGCTGGTCACGGCCGGCGCGGCGCTGTTCGGCCTGGGGCTGGTGGCTCCGCCGGCGTTCATGTCCCACTTCACCGTCTTCATCCTGGCGTGTTTCGTCGGGTATATGGTGATCTGGAACGTGACCCCGGCCCTGCACACGCCCTTGATGAGCGTCACCAACGCCATCAGCGGCATCATCGTCATCGGCGCCTTGCTGCAAATCGCTCCGCCGGAGGTTAAGGACACCATCAGCGGGTCCATCGCCGACTTGATCGTGCGCCACGAAGGCCACGAACATTCCATCATTTCCGTGGTTATCCCCGTGTTCGCCGGCTTGGCGATCCTGTTGGCGACCATCAACATCGTCGGGGGCTTCATGGTCACCCAGCGCATGTTGAAAATGTTCAGACGCTAA
- a CDS encoding ABC transporter ATP-binding protein produces the protein MNTLIQVEQLYRYYGDHLAVNNVSFTLEKGEILGFLGPNGAGKSSTMQMICGNLAPSSGQIRINGIDILDNPKEAKAELGYLPENPPVYRDLTVDEYLHYCAGLHRVAKDKTKAALDNAKERCGLTDVGDRLIGNLSKGYQQRVGIAQAILHSPAVIILDEPTVGLDPIQIREIRQLIRDLGREHGIILSTHILPEVQESCSRVQIIHRGELVLNDTIQGLEQRMGASSLMIATRQAADQAKLAAIAGVKSVEALDHNRIRIFHDKQANPAEQVAALAVAQNWGLYELTPEKRTIEQIFVEITQQAPPHLGEGAVKEVQA, from the coding sequence ATGAACACACTGATCCAAGTCGAACAGTTGTATCGCTATTACGGCGACCACCTGGCGGTGAACAACGTCAGCTTCACCCTGGAGAAAGGCGAAATCCTCGGCTTTCTCGGCCCCAACGGCGCCGGCAAGTCCTCCACCATGCAGATGATCTGCGGCAACCTGGCGCCCTCCTCCGGCCAAATCCGCATCAACGGCATCGACATTCTCGACAACCCCAAGGAAGCCAAGGCGGAGCTGGGCTATCTGCCGGAAAACCCGCCGGTCTACCGGGACCTGACGGTGGACGAGTACCTGCACTACTGCGCCGGCCTGCATCGGGTCGCCAAGGACAAAACCAAGGCGGCGCTGGACAACGCCAAAGAGCGCTGCGGCTTGACCGACGTCGGCGACCGGCTGATCGGCAACCTGTCCAAGGGCTACCAACAGCGGGTGGGCATCGCCCAGGCCATCCTGCACTCCCCAGCGGTCATCATCCTGGACGAACCCACCGTCGGCCTCGACCCCATCCAGATACGCGAAATCCGCCAGCTCATCCGCGACCTGGGCCGCGAGCACGGCATCATCCTCTCCACCCACATCCTGCCGGAAGTACAGGAAAGCTGCTCCCGCGTGCAGATCATCCACCGGGGGGAACTGGTGCTGAACGACACCATCCAGGGCCTGGAACAGCGCATGGGCGCCTCCAGCCTGATGATCGCCACCCGCCAAGCGGCGGATCAGGCCAAGCTGGCGGCCATCGCCGGCGTCAAGTCGGTGGAAGCGCTGGACCACAACCGCATCCGCATTTTCCACGACAAGCAAGCCAACCCGGCCGAACAGGTGGCGGCCCTGGCCGTGGCGCAAAACTGGGGCCTGTACGAACTGACCCCGGAAAAGCGCACCATCGAGCAAATATTCGTGGAAATCACCCAACAAGCCCCTCCCCACTTGGGCGAGGGAGCCGTTAAGGAGGTCCAAGCATGA
- a CDS encoding ABC transporter permease, which yields MSALVIAARELRGLFFSPLAWSILGVVQMILGFMFLSQLDYYMELQPRIAGMDGAPGVTDLIVAPLFGNAGVILLLVTPLITMRLISEERRNRTLSLLFSAPVSMADIILGKYLGTLAFLLIMVGMILLMPLSLLLGGGLDFGKLAACALALSLLLASFAAVGLYVSTLASQPTTAAVGSFGALLLLWIVDWNSNGGDKSDSVLHYLSLLRHYDGLLKGLVGTTDLIYFLLFIFTFLVLSIHRLDNDRLQK from the coding sequence ATGAGCGCCCTGGTCATCGCCGCCCGCGAACTGCGCGGCCTGTTTTTTTCCCCCCTGGCCTGGTCCATCCTGGGCGTGGTGCAAATGATCCTCGGCTTTATGTTCCTGTCCCAGCTGGACTATTACATGGAGCTGCAACCGCGCATCGCCGGCATGGACGGCGCGCCGGGGGTCACCGACCTCATCGTCGCGCCCTTGTTCGGCAACGCCGGCGTGATCCTGCTGTTGGTCACGCCCCTCATCACCATGCGCCTCATCAGCGAGGAGCGGCGCAACCGCACGTTGAGCCTGCTGTTCAGCGCGCCGGTGTCCATGGCCGACATCATCCTGGGCAAATACCTGGGCACTCTGGCTTTCCTGCTCATCATGGTCGGCATGATCCTGCTCATGCCCTTGTCCCTGCTGCTGGGCGGCGGGCTGGACTTCGGCAAACTGGCCGCCTGCGCCTTGGCGTTGTCGCTGCTGCTGGCTTCCTTCGCCGCGGTGGGACTGTACGTCTCCACCCTGGCCAGCCAGCCGACCACCGCCGCGGTGGGCAGCTTCGGCGCCCTGTTGCTGCTGTGGATCGTCGATTGGAACAGCAACGGCGGCGACAAATCGGACAGCGTATTGCACTACCTGTCCCTGTTGCGCCACTACGACGGCCTGCTCAAGGGCTTGGTGGGCACCACCGACCTCATCTACTTCCTGCTATTCATCTTCACCTTCCTGGTGCTGAGCATTCACCGCCTCGATAACGACAGGTTGCAGAAATGA
- a CDS encoding GldG family protein: MKITQKIHTQIRLQNLLFTVLFLAVVGLAAWLSTRYTAQFDWTAGGRNTLSEASAKVLDLIKEPVTVTSYAREGNRTLRDQVSDLIGRYSRRSNNVSLAFVNPDTNPDQTREMGITLDGEMVIAYQGRIEKVQDFNEAAVTNALQRLAQSKEQNLVFLEGHGERSPLGQANFDLGQFGQELKRKGVNLALLNLAKTPDIPANTTALVIAGPRANLLPGEVGLIQDYVKKGGNLLWLADPGDQHGLQALAEQLNLTFLPGTVVDASTQLFGIDDPTFALVAEYVHHPITADFKELTLFPVAAALQSGKDADFHATAVLRTLARSWTEIGPLKGDIRFNADSGEKEGPLTIGYALVRDVPQAAATPKEGETKQAKSREQRIFVLGDGDFLSNTYLGNGGNLNLGLNLVQWLSHNDQLINIPAKTASDAKLELSKSASAVIGVGFLVAIPALLIGGGTLIWFRRRGR; this comes from the coding sequence ATGAAGATCACCCAAAAAATCCACACGCAAATCCGCCTGCAAAATCTGCTGTTTACCGTACTGTTCCTGGCCGTGGTGGGTCTGGCCGCGTGGCTGAGCACCCGCTACACCGCCCAATTCGACTGGACCGCCGGCGGTCGCAACACCCTGTCGGAAGCCAGCGCCAAAGTGCTGGACCTGATCAAGGAGCCGGTCACCGTGACGTCCTATGCCCGTGAAGGCAACCGCACCTTGCGCGACCAGGTCAGCGATTTGATCGGCCGCTACAGCCGCCGCAGTAACAACGTCAGCCTCGCCTTCGTCAATCCGGATACCAACCCGGACCAGACGCGGGAAATGGGCATCACCCTGGACGGCGAAATGGTCATCGCCTACCAGGGCCGCATCGAAAAAGTGCAGGACTTCAACGAAGCCGCCGTCACCAACGCCCTGCAACGCCTGGCCCAAAGCAAGGAACAAAACCTGGTGTTCCTGGAAGGCCACGGCGAGCGCTCGCCGTTGGGGCAGGCCAATTTCGACCTGGGCCAGTTCGGCCAGGAATTGAAGCGCAAAGGCGTCAACCTCGCCCTGCTCAACCTGGCGAAAACGCCGGACATACCCGCCAACACCACCGCCCTGGTCATCGCCGGCCCGCGCGCCAACCTGCTGCCCGGCGAAGTGGGCCTGATCCAGGACTATGTGAAAAAAGGCGGCAACCTGCTGTGGCTGGCCGATCCGGGCGACCAGCACGGCCTGCAAGCCCTGGCGGAGCAGTTGAACCTGACCTTCCTGCCCGGCACGGTGGTGGACGCCAGCACCCAGCTGTTCGGCATCGACGATCCCACGTTCGCGCTGGTGGCGGAATACGTCCACCACCCCATTACCGCCGACTTCAAGGAACTGACCCTGTTCCCGGTGGCCGCCGCCCTGCAATCGGGCAAGGACGCCGACTTCCACGCCACCGCCGTGCTGCGCACCCTGGCGCGCTCCTGGACCGAAATCGGCCCGCTCAAAGGCGACATCCGCTTCAATGCCGACAGCGGCGAAAAGGAGGGCCCGCTCACCATCGGCTACGCCCTGGTGCGCGACGTGCCGCAGGCCGCCGCCACGCCTAAGGAAGGCGAGACCAAACAAGCCAAATCCCGCGAACAACGCATTTTCGTGCTGGGCGACGGCGACTTCCTGTCCAACACCTACCTGGGCAACGGCGGCAACCTCAACCTGGGCCTGAATTTGGTGCAATGGCTCAGCCACAACGACCAGCTCATCAACATCCCCGCCAAAACGGCCAGCGACGCCAAGCTTGAGCTCTCGAAAAGCGCTTCCGCGGTAATAGGCGTCGGTTTCCTGGTGGCTATCCCGGCGCTGTTGATCGGCGGCGGCACGTTGATCTGGTTCCGCAGAAGGGGGCGTTAA
- a CDS encoding DUF4340 domain-containing protein, which yields MSDKMKLNLALLAVVAVLGLLVVLEPGKKKDEPHPLAQIDTQSINKIQVSGRQNFTLEKRDGHWRLTQPLDVPAAENRVEQLLKIPSAPSDTQYPVDAAQLAKFQLAPPNATLALGDLVLEFGGSDPIQQQRYVKLGNSLHLVTDNFYQHLTAAPTDYVEKKLLPENANIHGIELPGLKLSKDKDGKWTAEPPQAEAAPLYEMAEAWKNARAYDVRSYTPMDGKMPTEKATIRLADGQSVEFLVAQREPDAILVRPDWKLQFHLTEGIAQQLLALKKAEKTEKSDGAAPATPAEDDDSEDSEE from the coding sequence ATGAGCGACAAAATGAAACTCAATCTGGCCCTGCTCGCCGTCGTCGCCGTCCTTGGCCTGCTGGTGGTTTTGGAACCGGGCAAGAAAAAAGACGAACCCCACCCCTTGGCGCAGATCGATACCCAATCGATCAACAAGATCCAGGTTTCCGGCCGGCAGAATTTCACCCTGGAAAAGCGCGACGGCCACTGGCGCCTGACCCAGCCCCTGGACGTGCCGGCGGCGGAAAACCGCGTCGAGCAATTGCTGAAAATCCCGTCGGCGCCCAGCGACACCCAATACCCGGTGGACGCGGCGCAGCTGGCCAAATTCCAGCTGGCGCCGCCCAACGCCACCCTGGCCTTGGGCGATCTGGTCCTGGAATTCGGCGGTTCCGACCCCATCCAGCAGCAACGCTACGTCAAGCTGGGCAACAGCCTGCACCTGGTAACGGACAACTTCTACCAGCACCTTACCGCCGCGCCCACGGATTACGTAGAGAAAAAGCTGCTGCCGGAAAATGCCAATATCCACGGCATCGAGCTGCCGGGATTGAAGCTGAGCAAGGACAAGGACGGCAAATGGACGGCCGAGCCGCCGCAGGCTGAAGCGGCCCCGCTCTACGAAATGGCCGAGGCCTGGAAAAACGCCCGCGCTTACGACGTGCGCAGTTACACGCCCATGGACGGAAAAATGCCGACGGAGAAAGCCACGATCCGCCTGGCCGACGGCCAAAGCGTGGAGTTCCTCGTCGCCCAGCGCGAACCCGACGCCATCCTGGTGCGGCCGGATTGGAAATTGCAATTCCACCTGACCGAAGGCATCGCCCAGCAGTTGCTGGCTTTGAAGAAAGCGGAAAAAACCGAGAAAAGCGACGGTGCCGCCCCGGCAACCCCGGCCGAGGACGACGACTCCGAAGACAGCGAAGAATAA